From Toxotes jaculatrix isolate fToxJac2 chromosome 1, fToxJac2.pri, whole genome shotgun sequence, a single genomic window includes:
- the tppp3 gene encoding tubulin polymerization-promoting protein family member 3 isoform X1: MLRPLRARGETEVKKKGQTEEDGAQTDFSIMAESADTEQLLAAFKKFAIHGDTKATGKELNGKNWAKLCKDCKIIDSKNVTSTDVDIVFSKVKQKTSRVITYEEFQRALQELAPKRFKGQSKEEALQSIFKLVEGREPTNVGVTKVAKMAAVDRLTDTSRYTGSHKERFDESGKGKGREGREEIVENTGYVGAYKNAGTYITKMKAEK; this comes from the exons ATGCTGCGACCGCTGAGGgccagaggagagacagaggtgaagaagaagggacagacagaggaggacggGGCACAGACAG ATTTTTCCATCATGGCAGAGAGCGCAGACACGGAGCAGCTCCTGGCGGCTTTCAAGAAGTTCGCCATTCACGGCGACACGAAGGCCACGGGGAAGGAGCTGAACGGGAAGAACTGGGCCAAACTGTGCAAAGACTGCAAGATCATTGACAGCAAGAATGTCACCAGCACTGACGTGGACATCGTCTTCTCCAAAGTCAA acAGAAGACGTCTCGGGTCATCACGTACGAGGAGTTTCAGAGAGCTCTGCAGGAGTTGGCCCCAAAGAGGTTCAAAGGTCAAAGTAAAGAGGAAGCGCTGCAGTCCATCTTCAAACTGGTGGAGGGCAGAGAGCCCACCAACGTCGGAGTGACG aaAGTGGCAAAGATGGCGGCTGTGGACCGGCTGACCGACACGTCCCGCTACACCGGGTCGCACAAGGAGCGCTTCGACGAGAGCGGCAAGGGCAAAGGTCGGGAGGGCCGGGAGGAGATCGTGGAGAACACGGGCTATGTGGGAGCGTACAAGAACGCCGGGACGTACATCACCAAGATGAAGGCCGAGAAATAA
- the tppp3 gene encoding tubulin polymerization-promoting protein family member 3 isoform X2: MAESADTEQLLAAFKKFAIHGDTKATGKELNGKNWAKLCKDCKIIDSKNVTSTDVDIVFSKVKQKTSRVITYEEFQRALQELAPKRFKGQSKEEALQSIFKLVEGREPTNVGVTKVAKMAAVDRLTDTSRYTGSHKERFDESGKGKGREGREEIVENTGYVGAYKNAGTYITKMKAEK, from the exons ATGGCAGAGAGCGCAGACACGGAGCAGCTCCTGGCGGCTTTCAAGAAGTTCGCCATTCACGGCGACACGAAGGCCACGGGGAAGGAGCTGAACGGGAAGAACTGGGCCAAACTGTGCAAAGACTGCAAGATCATTGACAGCAAGAATGTCACCAGCACTGACGTGGACATCGTCTTCTCCAAAGTCAA acAGAAGACGTCTCGGGTCATCACGTACGAGGAGTTTCAGAGAGCTCTGCAGGAGTTGGCCCCAAAGAGGTTCAAAGGTCAAAGTAAAGAGGAAGCGCTGCAGTCCATCTTCAAACTGGTGGAGGGCAGAGAGCCCACCAACGTCGGAGTGACG aaAGTGGCAAAGATGGCGGCTGTGGACCGGCTGACCGACACGTCCCGCTACACCGGGTCGCACAAGGAGCGCTTCGACGAGAGCGGCAAGGGCAAAGGTCGGGAGGGCCGGGAGGAGATCGTGGAGAACACGGGCTATGTGGGAGCGTACAAGAACGCCGGGACGTACATCACCAAGATGAAGGCCGAGAAATAA